In Haloplanus rubicundus, one DNA window encodes the following:
- the purQ gene encoding phosphoribosylformylglycinamidine synthase I, whose translation MTVAVIQFGGSNCDRDSVRALSHLGIDAERVWYEDGLPADATGVMLPGGFSYGDYLRAGVMAARTPIIEAVREAAADGVPVLGVCNGAQIGCEAGLTPGAFTINESARFQCERVHVRVENADTPWTRAYDEGDVLALPIAHGEGRFEANDETYDRLVSEDRVLLRYCDAQGQVTDDANPNGSRGNVAGVLGDRETVAVMMPHPERATLPDLDGTDGAGLLRGFEAALAEAEA comes from the coding sequence ATGACGGTTGCGGTGATCCAGTTCGGCGGGAGTAACTGCGACCGCGATTCGGTGCGTGCGCTCTCCCACCTCGGCATCGACGCCGAACGCGTCTGGTACGAGGACGGCCTGCCCGCCGACGCCACGGGCGTGATGCTCCCCGGCGGCTTCTCCTACGGCGACTACCTCCGTGCGGGCGTGATGGCGGCGCGCACCCCGATCATCGAGGCGGTGCGCGAGGCCGCCGCCGACGGCGTGCCCGTCCTCGGCGTCTGCAACGGCGCCCAGATCGGCTGTGAAGCGGGGCTGACCCCGGGCGCCTTCACGATCAACGAGAGCGCGCGCTTCCAGTGTGAGCGCGTCCACGTCCGGGTCGAGAACGCCGACACGCCGTGGACCCGCGCGTACGACGAGGGCGACGTGCTCGCCCTCCCCATCGCCCACGGCGAGGGGCGCTTCGAGGCGAACGACGAGACGTACGACCGCCTCGTGAGTGAGGACCGCGTCCTCCTGCGCTACTGCGACGCGCAGGGACAGGTGACGGACGACGCGAACCCCAACGGCTCCCGCGGCAACGTGGCGGGCGTCCTCGGCGACCGGGAGACGGTCGCCGTGATGATGCCCCATCCCGAGCGGGCGACGCTCCCGGACCTCGACGGGACGGACGGCGCCGGCCTGCTCCGCGGGTTCGAGGCGGCGCTGGCCGAAGCCGAGGCCTGA
- the purS gene encoding phosphoribosylformylglycinamidine synthase subunit PurS has product MTAYTATVTVRLKRGVLDPEAETTQRALERLGFELEDLRSADRFELDLDAESAAAAEERVDEMAERLLANPTIHDYEVEVTER; this is encoded by the coding sequence ATGACGGCATACACCGCGACGGTCACGGTGCGACTCAAGCGGGGCGTCCTCGATCCGGAGGCGGAGACGACCCAGCGCGCGCTCGAACGACTCGGGTTCGAACTCGAGGATCTCCGGTCGGCCGACCGGTTCGAACTCGACCTCGACGCCGAGTCGGCGGCGGCGGCCGAGGAGCGCGTCGACGAGATGGCGGAGCGACTGCTCGCGAACCCGACCATCCACGACTACGAGGTCGAGGTCACGGAGCGATGA